Genomic DNA from Nitratidesulfovibrio vulgaris str. Hildenborough:
CGGGTGCACCGTCGAGAGCCTCATATCGCTCCCGGGCGTGGCGGAAAGGGCCCGCAGCACAGGTTCGACACGCTCCGCCGCTGCGGTCGCACTGGCTGGAGAACGCCTCGGCGGGGCCATCGTGGCCATCGGCAACGCCCCCACGGCGGTGCTGGCGCTGATCGACCACCTCGACAGGGGCGGCCCCGCACCGGCGCTGGTGGTGGGCATGCCCGTGGGCTTCGTCAACGCGGCAGAGTCGAAGGAACTGCTGCTTGAGCGTTGTCCCGTACCGCATATCGTCCTGCGCGGACGCAAGGGCGGGTCGACGCTGGCTGCCGCCACGGTCAACGCCCTCGCCATCCTCGCCGCAGAATGATAATTGAGCCGCTTGCGTGCCCCCCATCGCGTTTGTTAGTTTGACGCCCACGTCCCTCGCCGGACGCCCCACATACATGCCCGCCCAGTGCGGGCCCCAGAGGAATACATGACCCAAGAACCGAACATGCCCGAAGACGCCGTCGCGCCCGAAGAAGACAGGGCCGCGCGCGTCGCGGCAGAGATAACCGGTATCGACGAGCCCGAAGACGCCCTGCCTTCAGTACAGTTTGCCGACCTCGCGCCGCGGCTGCAGGAGGCCTGCATCCGCGCGGGCTGGCAGAGTCTCATGCCCGTTCAGGCCCACGCCCTGCCCTATCTCTTCGACGGACGCGACCTCATGGTGCAGTCGCGCACCGGCAGCGGCAAGACAGGGGCCTTTCTGCTTCCCCTTCTCGAACGTCTCGACCCCGCCGAAGCCTCCACACAGGCACTGGTGCTGGTGCCCACCCGCGAACTCGCCCTTCAGGTCGAACACGAGGCCCGCACCCTCTTCGAGGGCACGGGACTGCGCGTTGCCGCCGTCTATGGCGGCGTCGGCTACGGCAAACAGAATGACGCACTGCGCGAAGGCGCCCACTTCGTGGTCGGCACACCGGGTCGCGTACTCGACCACCTGCTGCGTCGTACCATGCAGCTGGACAGGCTGCGCGCCCTGACGTTCGACGAAGCCGACAGGATGCTCTCCATCGGCTTCTATCCTGACATGAAGGAGATACAGCGGTACCTGCCCAAGCGGCGCATCGCCACCTGCCTGTTCTCCGCCACGTACCCGCCGCACGTCCTGAACCTTGCCGGTGAGTTCCTGCGCGAACCGCAGATGCTGAGCCTCAGCCACTCGCAGGTGCATGTGGCGCAGACGCAGCACATGTTCTGCGAATCGAAGCCGATGGACAAGGACAGGGCCCTCATCCGCCTGCTGGAGATAGAGAATCCCTCTTCCGCCATCATCTTCTGCAACACCAAGGCCAACGTCCACTACATCACGGCGGTGCTTCAGGGCTTCGGCTACAACGCCGATGAGCTTTCGGCAGACCTTTCGCAGTCGAAGCGCGAGCAGGTGCTCGAACGCCTTCGCAACAACGAGGTGCGCTTCCTCGTGGCGACAGATGTAGCGGCGCGCGGCATCGACATACCCGCCCTTTCGCACGTCATCCTCTACGAACCGCCCGAAGACCGCGAATCATACATCCACCGTGCCGGTCGCACGGGTCGCGCGGGTGCCGTGGGCACGGTCATATCCCTCGTCGACATCATGCAGAAGCTCGAACTGCAACGC
This window encodes:
- a CDS encoding DEAD/DEAH box helicase — translated: MTQEPNMPEDAVAPEEDRAARVAAEITGIDEPEDALPSVQFADLAPRLQEACIRAGWQSLMPVQAHALPYLFDGRDLMVQSRTGSGKTGAFLLPLLERLDPAEASTQALVLVPTRELALQVEHEARTLFEGTGLRVAAVYGGVGYGKQNDALREGAHFVVGTPGRVLDHLLRRTMQLDRLRALTFDEADRMLSIGFYPDMKEIQRYLPKRRIATCLFSATYPPHVLNLAGEFLREPQMLSLSHSQVHVAQTQHMFCESKPMDKDRALIRLLEIENPSSAIIFCNTKANVHYITAVLQGFGYNADELSADLSQSKREQVLERLRNNEVRFLVATDVAARGIDIPALSHVILYEPPEDRESYIHRAGRTGRAGAVGTVISLVDIMQKLELQRIARHYRMDIAHRPTPQDEDVARVVGDRLTALLEGAYRQCTGLQRERIQRFTDVARTLAADEEQVVLLAMLLDEKYQQSLHAMPPRPRPQRASASRAVDSESDTAPRRRSRGRRDDEGSTGGDERKTAPRTAPSRTTAGAEGASAHEDTGAGNMQTAQDGDEQRTPRKRRRPRRRKPTGGDNGTSHDA
- a CDS encoding precorrin-8X methylmutase, with the protein product MPTRLQPCFAPDEIEARSFAIIDAEAGDSKPFTGRLWHVARRLVHTCADFDILPDLVLDGAGVDAGIAAIRAGASIFTDTEMARCGMVARRFAPFGCTVESLISLPGVAERARSTGSTRSAAAVALAGERLGGAIVAIGNAPTAVLALIDHLDRGGPAPALVVGMPVGFVNAAESKELLLERCPVPHIVLRGRKGGSTLAAATVNALAILAAE